Genomic segment of Nostoc sp. TCL240-02:
AACTAGCTGTAGAAGCTTACGACCAAGTTTTATTAGTGGTGCGGCAGCAAAAAGATACAGCAGCAGTAGTAGAAATCCTTAAGACAATTGGGGAACTACATTTAACTTGGTTTGATTATACCAAAGCCGCCCCAGTCTACGAGGAATTATTGAGTTTAGCTACATCTCTTGGCGAACGTGTAAATGAGGTAACATATCTGCAACGGCTGGCTTACATTTATGAGCAGACACAACAACCGCAGCAGTCATTGAATGTACTTAATAAATTAGTAAAAATTTACACTAGTGAAAATAATATTACTGTAATCCCAGAATTAAAGCTAGCGATCGCTGCAAATTACGAATCTCTAGCCAAGAAAGATCCTAACTTACTGCTAGAAGCTTTTAATAATTATCAAGAGGCTTATACCACTGCTTGGCAATTACGCGAGTATGTTCGTGCTGGTGACGCTTTGCAGAAGTTAATTGCACTGTACCGTTCTCAAGGACAAATAGACGAGGCTTTGCAGGCTAGCCAAATCCTTGTACAGACACAGACGCAATCTGCCAACTTTTACGGGATAATGCAAGCTTATGACCAAATTGGGCAATTGTATCTAGAACAGAAAGATTTTCCTCAAGCATTAACAGCTTTTAAAAAAGGGTTGGAAATAGCACAACAACTAAAACATGAAGAAGCATACTTTACTAAGCAAATTGAAAAAATATCATCTAATCGATAATACCTATTAATTGATTATTCAACTTAGATGCTTTTCAGCTTAATACATCTTCATATATTTCTGCGATCGCACACCGAAAATCAACGCTAGCTAAATGCACTTCTTGTTCTTGTTCATAAGGATAAAGTACCCACTGTCCTTGTTCATTGCGGCGGAAGCATTCGACACTCATTCGATCTGATGAAATTAGCACATACTCTTGTAGTGATTCTAAGTGTCGATAACTAGCGAATTTCTTGCCTCTGTCATAGCCTTCTGTTGACTCAGAAAGTACTTCAATAATTAAACAAGGATTGGATTTAAAATATTCAAACGCTCTATCTCGTGTATCACAAGTCACCATGACATCAGGATAGAAATAGCGGTTGATAACATCAATCTGTGCTTTCATGTCCAACATATAGACACGGCATCCACTACCCCGGAGATGGTTTCGTAACAGCATAGATACATTCATGCTAACTGTGACATGAGCATCACTTGCCCCTGCCATCGCGTAGACTTGTCCATCAATATACTCATGTTTAATTTCACTTACTTTCTCGCCTTCTAGATATTCTTCTGGAGAGATATAGTACTCACTTTGGCTGATGACCATTTTAGTACCTTAGTAGTTTTATCAAATATTTTAACCCATACAACAAATTTAATGAGCGACAGCACCACCAGATGGCTTCACCTTTTTGAAGAATAAAACGGCAAGTCCACTGAGTAATAATGCAATACCAATAAAATAGAAACAATCGTTAAAAGCCATGACAAAAGCTTCCCGGCGGACAATGTTAGATATGGATGCAATCGCTTGATTTTGTGCTGTACTCAAATCTGCTCCTTTGCTGATAAAATACTGTGTCATTTGGTCAATTCGCTGTTGAGTTTCTGGGTTATATAAAGATATCTCATCACCCAATCTATTTGAGTGAAATTGCTCTCTGTTAGTTAATAAAGTTGCTAAAGATGCAATTCCTATAGAACCGCCCATATTCCGCATCATATTAAATAAACCACTTGCTGAACCTGCTTCTTTTGGACTCAATCCAGCAGTAGCGATAGAAGTTAGCGGTACCATAATTAGGGGTTGTCCCATTGCACGCACAAATTGCGACCAGCGTAACTGATCTAAGCCCGTTTCATTAGTCATTCCGGAGTTCATAAATGCACTAATGGAAAACAACGTTACGCCAACAGCTACCATTAACCGTACATCAATGCGTTGCATCAATTTGGGAATGAGTGGAATAATAAAAAGTTGAGGAATACCAGCCCAAATCAAGACTTCACCAATTTGTAGCGCATTGTATTTTTGAATTTGGGCAAGATACAACGGTAAAATATAAATTGAACCATACAATCCCACCCCCAGGGACACGTTAACAATACTGGCTAAACCGAAGTTCCGCCTAAACAAAAGTCGTAAATTAATAAATGGTTGCTTACGAGTTAATTCTATAAAGAAAAATATCGCCAGAAAAATTGCTGCGATCGCACTTAAGCGCAAAATCAGCGCTGAACTAAACCAATCTTTGCGGCTACCTTCTTCTAAAACAACTTGCAGGGAACCTAACCCAATAGCCATTGCAATAATTCCCCACCAATCACCTTGTTTCAGTAAATTAATTTGGGGTTTTTCTTGCTTAATTCCATACCAAACTCCAGCTAGCATCAATGCGCCTGGAATTACATTTATATAAAAGTTGTATTCCCAACCAAAATTTTCTGTTAACCAACCTCCCAATGTTGGGCCAATTGAAGGTGCAAAAACGGCACTAAATCCAAAAGCAGCCAGCCCAACTGATTGCTTAGATTGAGGTAAAGTTGTTAATACAACTGTCATAGCAGTGGGAATTAAAACTCCTCCACTAAAACCTTGCAAGGCGCGAAATAAAATCATGGAATTGAGATTCCATGACCAAGCACAGCATATAGAAAAGAAAATAAATAATACAGTATTTACTAACAGATAACGTCGCAGAGAAAACACCCGCGATAACCATCCTGTTAAAGGAATTACCACAATCTCTGCTACTAAATAAGCAGTAGAGATCCAAGAACCTTCTTCTAAAGTTGCTCCTAAACTTGCTTGAATATCTTGTAGTGAAGCATTAGTTATTTGAATATCTAATACTGCCATAAATGCACCAAGCATACTGGCTAATACACCAATCCAGGTTTTTAGCGGTACACGTTCTGGTGGTGCTTGCTGACGAATTACACCTGTATTAGCCATAGTGTTGTTCCAGTTTTAAGGTTAAGCAACAAAATTATTATTAACTTTTATACCATCTATTTGCTGTTTTTATCCTAAGCTCTCTTACTCATTACAATGCCCTTTAGCTCATAAATTGGAAGCATTATCTGCCTTAAAGCAGGCAATTGTCTGCTAAAAACTATAGAACCAAGAATACAAGCTATCCCATCAATAATTAAAGTGTTGGGTGCGCCAATACGACTGGCTAATACACCTCCTAACAAGTTACCCACAGGAATCATCCCCAAAAATGACATTGTGTATAAGCTCATCAATCGCCCACGTTTTTCATCTTCAACAATTGTTTGTAAAAATGTGTTGCTAGCAGCAATCTGGAGAATTGTACCTAAACCAACAAATAACATTGTAAATAAAGAAAGTGGCAAAAATCGAGACAAAGAAAAGGCAATTAGACCAACTCCTAAAATTGCTGGAGCTAAAGCAATCAAGTTACCAATGCCTAAGATTGTTTGGCGCGTAGCTAGATAAATCCCACCAGTTAAAGCTCCAACTCCAGATGCTGCCATCAAAAAACCCAAACTTTCTGCACCACCTTTGAGTACTTGTTCTGCAATAACTGGTACGAGAATAGTGTTTTGCAGTCCCATGAGACTGACTAAAGTTGATAGCAACAAAATCGATCGAATGGGTGGAAAGCTAAAGGCATAGACAAATCCCTCTTTGACTTTTTGTAAGGGATTACCGTCTGTCACCACATTTTTCCAAGGCTTAACTTTCATTGCTAATAAAGCGGCGAGTACAGCAATGTAGCTTAAACCGTCTATTAAAAAACAATAGCCAGTTCCAACTCTAGCAATTAGTAAACCTCCGATCGCAGGGCCAATTAATCTAGCACCGTTAATCATGGTAGAGTTGATGGCGATCGCATTGGCTAAATCTTCTCTGCGTTCAACCAGTTCTGGCACAAATGCTTGGCGAGCTGGCGCATCTAAGGCGTTAATAAATCCTTGACACAAGCTCAAGGCGATGATGTGCCATACCTGAATCACACCAGTCAGCGCCAGCACTGCTAATGCTAACGATTGAATCATCGCCAAGACTTGTGTACCAATTAAGGTACGATATCGAGAAAATCGATCTACAAATACTCCACCAAAGGGAGCTAAAAAAAAGCTAGGAATTTGACTCGAAAATCCCACAATTCCTAGCATTAATGGGGAGTTTGTCAAGTCATAAACTAGCCAAATCGTCGCAAGTTGCGTCATCCACG
This window contains:
- a CDS encoding lipopolysaccharide assembly protein LapB; this encodes MLRRLIVIVTAAILFSNSLTLAQTKKPKPPDEFPPNPLEITTPDPLLPRLPKDKQPLTLQEQQNLEPALDALNQQAAAKLQAGDQVGAFEIWNRELRLRRFLGSLAEVQALSRVGAIAWKQNDGEEVQYITQRLQAIQKQAQSQKTTAQVDLELWRSLAQAYQNVRSIKLAVEAYDQVLLVVRQQKDTAAVVEILKTIGELHLTWFDYTKAAPVYEELLSLATSLGERVNEVTYLQRLAYIYEQTQQPQQSLNVLNKLVKIYTSENNITVIPELKLAIAANYESLAKKDPNLLLEAFNNYQEAYTTAWQLREYVRAGDALQKLIALYRSQGQIDEALQASQILVQTQTQSANFYGIMQAYDQIGQLYLEQKDFPQALTAFKKGLEIAQQLKHEEAYFTKQIEKISSNR
- a CDS encoding Uma2 family endonuclease produces the protein MVISQSEYYISPEEYLEGEKVSEIKHEYIDGQVYAMAGASDAHVTVSMNVSMLLRNHLRGSGCRVYMLDMKAQIDVINRYFYPDVMVTCDTRDRAFEYFKSNPCLIIEVLSESTEGYDRGKKFASYRHLESLQEYVLISSDRMSVECFRRNEQGQWVLYPYEQEQEVHLASVDFRCAIAEIYEDVLS
- a CDS encoding MFS transporter; amino-acid sequence: MKKPLLPALRSKNYQLFFAGQGISLIGTWMTQLATIWLVYDLTNSPLMLGIVGFSSQIPSFFLAPFGGVFVDRFSRYRTLIGTQVLAMIQSLALAVLALTGVIQVWHIIALSLCQGFINALDAPARQAFVPELVERREDLANAIAINSTMINGARLIGPAIGGLLIARVGTGYCFLIDGLSYIAVLAALLAMKVKPWKNVVTDGNPLQKVKEGFVYAFSFPPIRSILLLSTLVSLMGLQNTILVPVIAEQVLKGGAESLGFLMAASGVGALTGGIYLATRQTILGIGNLIALAPAILGVGLIAFSLSRFLPLSLFTMLFVGLGTILQIAASNTFLQTIVEDEKRGRLMSLYTMSFLGMIPVGNLLGGVLASRIGAPNTLIIDGIACILGSIVFSRQLPALRQIMLPIYELKGIVMSKRA
- a CDS encoding DHA2 family efflux MFS transporter permease subunit, coding for MANTGVIRQQAPPERVPLKTWIGVLASMLGAFMAVLDIQITNASLQDIQASLGATLEEGSWISTAYLVAEIVVIPLTGWLSRVFSLRRYLLVNTVLFIFFSICCAWSWNLNSMILFRALQGFSGGVLIPTAMTVVLTTLPQSKQSVGLAAFGFSAVFAPSIGPTLGGWLTENFGWEYNFYINVIPGALMLAGVWYGIKQEKPQINLLKQGDWWGIIAMAIGLGSLQVVLEEGSRKDWFSSALILRLSAIAAIFLAIFFFIELTRKQPFINLRLLFRRNFGLASIVNVSLGVGLYGSIYILPLYLAQIQKYNALQIGEVLIWAGIPQLFIIPLIPKLMQRIDVRLMVAVGVTLFSISAFMNSGMTNETGLDQLRWSQFVRAMGQPLIMVPLTSIATAGLSPKEAGSASGLFNMMRNMGGSIGIASLATLLTNREQFHSNRLGDEISLYNPETQQRIDQMTQYFISKGADLSTAQNQAIASISNIVRREAFVMAFNDCFYFIGIALLLSGLAVLFFKKVKPSGGAVAH